The genomic segment GGTACCGTTCTCAGTCATCAGGGGGATTTCACCCATGTAGACTTCTTGCTCTTTGATGTCCTTGATCGCTTTGTTCGACGATTCTTTGTCGAAAATGATCAGGCGCACTTTTACCCGCAACGGTACGGCGTAAGTTACACCGCGCAATACGCATTCTTTGACATCAAATGCCGGTTCGCCCAGGCGATAACCGACGTACTCCAGCGCAGCATTGCCGGAGTAGCTGATGATCGGGAAAACGGATTTGAAGGCCGCATGCAGGCCCACGTCGCGGAACTGATCTTTAGTCGCTCCCGCTTGCAAGAATTCACGATACGAATCCAGCTGGATGGCCAGGAGGTACGGCACATCCATGACGTCCGGCAACTTGCTAAAGTCCTTGCGGATACGTTTTTTCTCAGTATATGAGTAAGCCATCAGCGTTCCCCAGCTTGGTCACCTGCTTGTTTGGCCCCTCCCGACGGGAGCAGCCAGAAAATCGTGCAAACCCCATGGTTTGCGCCACCGCATCGGGTGGTTACCGCTCGTTATCAGCACCGACCCAGTCGGCTGCCAATAACGGAAAAAGGCCGGTGGCAAGAGCCACCAGCCATCAGCCTTTCGCTTAACGCTCGGGCTGGAGACGCAAAGTCGATGCTTACTTCAGCTCGACTTTAGCGCCTGCTTCTTCCAGAGTGGCCTTGGCTTTGTCAGCTGCGTCTTTCGAAACAGCTTCCAGAACCATGCCAGGAGCGCCGTCAACTACAGCCTTGGCTTCTTTCAAGCCCAGACCGGTCAGTTCACGTACTGCCTTGATCACGTTAACTTTCTTCTCGCCAGCTTCCAGCAGCATGACGTTGAATTCAGTTTGTTCTTCAACAACAGCAGCGACAGCAGCTGGACCAGCGGAAGCAGCGGCAGCAGAAACGCCGAACTTCTCTTCCATGGCCTTGATCAGCTCAACGATTTCCAGAACGGATTTTTCGCCGATTGCTTCGATGATTTGGTCGTTAGTCAGAGACATGACTATAAATTCCTGTATTGGGGTGACAGCCTACGCGGCCATCGAAATAAACAATAAACGCTGAAAGGAGTCGCTCAGCCTTAGGCTGCGGCAGCTTCTTTCTGGTCGCGAAGGGCCGCCAGAGTACGAGCCAATTTGCTGGTTGCGCCTTGAATCACGCTCATCAGCTGAGAAATTGCTTCGTCACGGGTCGGCAGACTTGCCAGTACGTCGATCTGATTAGCTGCGAGGAACTTGCCCTCGAACGCAGCTGCCTTGATC from the Pseudomonas sp. N3-W genome contains:
- the rplL gene encoding 50S ribosomal protein L7/L12, with amino-acid sequence MSLTNDQIIEAIGEKSVLEIVELIKAMEEKFGVSAAAASAGPAAVAAVVEEQTEFNVMLLEAGEKKVNVIKAVRELTGLGLKEAKAVVDGAPGMVLEAVSKDAADKAKATLEEAGAKVELK